Below is a genomic region from Thunnus albacares chromosome 4, fThuAlb1.1, whole genome shotgun sequence.
CTTACACATGCAGGGAtatttgcacatacagtacaatgcaCATTAATGTACAATCAGACTTAACCACTACaaattgtgtttacatgtctcttttttattgtaagggttttatatattgtgtttgaagtttaaatttttataattttcatagttttatatttaattctcaatttactgtttattatcCATGGTGGTCAGAGGTTAGCACAAAATAAGAATTTCATTGTACAGTGGAGTTGACTGTTCTCTGTGCATGTGACAAGATTCGAAGTGAATTGAATAACTTCATAGTAATAAAATAACACGTCCACTCACCTACAGTCATCTCCAGTTTGTTGAAGAATGGGTTACTGCGTTTAATGTCAGTGTTTACTCCTCCACACCAGTATGTCCCGGTGTCGTCTGTTGTTACGTTTCTCACAGTTATGGTGATTTTTCTCCTGTCTCTGTCATCCTCCATTGAAAACTTCCCAGTGTTCGTCCTGCGCTTTGAGGTGCTCCATAGAGGTTGACATATAGACGGATCTTCTCCCTTACAGATGAATTTCTTAATGGGAGCACTTTGTGGGTAAACACACTGGTATGTGAAATTTTGTCCACTGGTTGGGGATCTCTTGAAGCTTTTAATACCTGTAAatagaaagacaaagacaaattcTAATTCAAACTGGCATTTTTGGCATCTCACtttctttatttcactttatttcaacTTTCACTTcatgttaaatatttacattttttttatgatagttgttttttttactaaatatCAAATGACAGCCAAACTGCCAATACAACATCTGAATGTGTATAAATTTGTGTtaacatcttttaaatcacCTGTCACCTGTGTTGAGTCATGTTTCActgataaacagaaaatgaaagtcaGAAAAAGCCTCTAACCAGTAGAGGAGAGCTGAATCTGTTTTACTCACTTTTAATCTCCAGTTGTATTTTTCTGCGTGAAACTCTGTAATTTCCTTCATTTGATTTGACTCCACACCAGTAGACACCAGCATGCTGTGAGCTCACATTACTGATGGACATGTTGAAGCTGTTGGTGTCTGTGAGAGTGAATGTCCCGTTTGACTTTACAGAAGATTGTGTTGATAAAATCTCCTCACAGATTTCATTGTTGTCTTTGCAGATAAACTTGACACTGGAGTTGTATTCGTTAGGGTAATCACATGTGATGATGGTTTTAGCTGTTCTGTACGCAGTTTGAGTAAATGGTGTCTGGCAGCCATCTTTcactgcaaagaaaaaagaaaagtaaaacatgcaaaactgaACATTGTAATACTTTGCTAACACATGTTGGAAATGTATCATCACGCTCATATACAGTAAAGGGTGCATCATGTGCATTTATCTATTCATTATATCTGCCTCTCCTGTCCTGTAATGTTTGCTTCAGAGCAAATTGATTTCCATTTTTGCTAACTTGGTTAGCTCTGTACAGTAGAAAGTTGGAAGAGAAGCAGACTTCACTGAATGTGAAACATGTTCATACTAGAGTTACTTTGTTGTTCATCTTCACAATAGCcaagctttttaaatgtattgacTTAATTATTCAGTCTTCAGGAAAAGGTGAATTATTTTCTGAATACTTTGTATCCTATCACCcagagactaatgttagcaaaGCACCCAACCGCACCATGAAACTGACCACACTGCAGCACTTTACAAAACTTCAACCAACTGGAGAAGTGAAGAAAGTCGGCTGCTGTGCAAACTGAAGACAGAACATTAACAACACAGCGGAGCGTTTCGCTTTTTCCCCTCCTTACTCCAAAACATGCAGACcaacttgtgtttttacaaAAGACATTAAACCAGTGATGTTGGTAAGTAAATGatactttcatttcattattattatactgaaGAAGACTAAGATGCTTCCAAATGAATGCAGTTCACTTTTCTAAATCAAAAAGCTGCAAACTTTCACACacttttctctacttttttctgtttgtcagacGTGACCTTCATCAAGACCTTTTAGTTTaaagttatgtttcatattaaagTTCAGTGGACAcaggacaccagtgaatggcACACAGTGTGTTGAAGGAAGCATCAGAAGAGACCAAAAATATTCCCTCTCTTTCTATTTATTGAATCAAGAATTGGTTTTGAATCAGAATCAAATtgtgagattcccaaagatttcCACCCCAATGGGATAGATATACTGTAATTATAACGTGCAACcaaaatacagatacatttcTGAAATGTCTTTCAATGCCTGAtgcctgtgtgttgtgttgttacatttttgttagttttcttcatgttttcttaGTGATGTTTTGTTAAACTTCACTCTGTCTTTGATACAGATGCAGCATCTCTTACCAACTTTCAGTTCCAGTTTCTGGGTTTCAGGGGATGAGTGAGGTCTTGGGTAAAATTTACACTGGTACTCCCCAGAGTCATCATGTTCAAGTTGTTTAATGGCCATCCTgagatttttatttcttgtatcATGGTACAGGGAAAATCTGTCGTTCTCTTCCCACACATCCTTTTTAGTGCTTCGCATGTTTTTTCCTCTGGGATTAATAACCTCTATGTTTTGATATTCCTGATCTTCTCTTGGGTATTTGCAGGTGAGTTCAACCCATCCTCCTTCACATCCCTTCACTTCAGACGAGGCCTCACAgcctgttgatcagacaaagagaaaagttcCCATCATGTCAGACACTGAAACAATCCCAGAACAGTCTGAATAAGAACCGTATCAACAAAACATCCACTGTCTCATCATGCTGGTAAACAGACTTTCTGGATTAATCAATAGATCACAGAGTTGTTCAATTAATCTTGTTGAATGTGTAATTTTATTCACACATATAGTGTTTTGTGGTATTTTCTGTAGAGATTCTGAAAGGCCTCTACTCATAAAATCTTAGTATAaatttataaaatacatttcttgttgtatttttaatttttcagtgtAACAGCAACTCTGCAGCCTGCCACGGTGTATTTTTTGGTTCTACCACCAGGAGTCGCCAACGTCAGGTTTTCAAATCCCAGTGGCTTCATGATTCAAGATAAGAATTGAAATAAGTTTGACTTTGTATTTCATCCTTGACAAATATTAggaatttttattttacatttttttaaatgtcaaaaatgtttgtgttagtGCCTGTTCACCAGAGGAGTTTTATGCACTCATTATCTCTTCTTTAACTACtgtgttataaatgattaataCTTAGAGTAAAACAGGTGTCTTTCTAACCCTACCAGTCCCAGCGACCCGTCcactgtttaaaagaaaaatcccctccagacatgttttaagacataaaaatactttttttcacaaaacattaaaatactttttaaaaatccttaaaattacatcttttccttttctctcattaaaaatccagaatctctgaatatgtaaatattgttcatttcaaaagtcaactgctggacacaagatgtttcctccttcactgtaaagttcattctcagtcttcaagtttccacatcacactcgtgGAAGTTAAAAACTAGTTGTGAAATCAGAAATCATGCTCTTACgtaaacacattaaactgagttttaaggtgagctcagacaAACTTTCctcattcagcagatgaatgtgaaaacaaactctgcacacacatcaatCAAATATCAATATGTCAATCAATAGCCCTGGACCTAACAAGCAAAATGAACCATCACTATTAGTTTTAACCCTTTCTTGTAAATAGTTATGCCCATTAAAGTTTGGatgtttctcttttaaatgGGGAAATTGGCTATAAATAGTTCATTGAATAGTTGCTTTTGTTAATTATTGTTTATGATCATTTAGCAAACTGTTTACATTCTAGCTGTTCACCCTTGAGCTTTATAAAATCAAAAAGGTCAGTGGCATAGTTTGACCTGAGTGAAAGTGgagtaaaatataatttgagaaccataaatgtttgtttttctttgtcagttttCGCCTTTGCCGTTTATTAATTATGAAGCTGTTAAAAGCTTAATGTTGCTGTCAGTTTCACTAAAAACTTTACAGATTTCACTCATCAGTtgtattaaacatttttaaatattaaaaaaatatatagtggACAccatcaaaaatgcattttgtgatatttgtgatatttataATTCATCATAAATCTTGAATGGAATTATTCACatcaaatatttctttcattttcaaacagtcCTGgttgacatgaaataaaaatgggTTCATATGCACATACATGGCATAAACAGGATATAAACATAACATTCATTAGTCTGTAATATCTGTAATCAGGTATTAATAATCTTTTTACCTGCCGTTAgtgagaggatgaggagaagaaaGCTCTTCATTATGTTGGCCTTCGATGCTGAGATCCTTCGTCCTCAAGTATGAACTCTAGTTggttatttcctcttttcttgACTCTGCAGTTGGTTTGTCTCAAGTGTTGTGTTTCATGAATTTATATATGTTGCCTAAAAATATCACACCCCACCTTTCTGTCTAtccttcccctttttttttttagtcttaaCCACAACTCCTCCCTGATTATTGCTACTTGATGTTGACAGTAAACACCAAATAAGTGGtgagaaagataaaaagaaagaaagaagaaaagaagaaatccTCTGATGCAAACATGATGTGTCAGATAGAAAGTAACTTTGTCACATCCTGTCTGGCCTTTTAGTGTTTTTTGGActtgtgtctttttgttttttggggttcCTTGTTTTGCACTTCTGTTGAGTCCTTCTGGTCATATGTTTTGCTTGTTGTGTACTTGGGTTTGTGTTGGTGGGTATTcttggatgggttagtgtaggTTACGTTGGGAGTTTgtattttctgggttttgggtTTTGTGTtgctctgtttcccttgtgtgttctgtgctcctccacacctgTCCTGTGTCAacctcgtcagccctgccctgcgtcctgtgtttcctcagccaatcGGCTCCCTGTCTGTTTATTCCCCTCTcctgagttctccacccatctccccattggttcagtttcttttaaagtcctgtttttctgttaaatccttgttggatcatttgttatACTTGTTCTGTTTCACCCTGTGCTGTCCtgactagggatgcacgatattatcggcacgtcatcggtatcggccgatatgacctctaaaatgaaatatcagcatcggccgaaatgaacattttctgctgattatgagaggccgatttgCCGCCTTCTCCGCCGCCGCAtaactgtgcttccctccacggactgtttctccctgacggtcccggtgcttcctccgcaggctctacttcactcagctgcccgtcagacccgctgcttcttctagcggtggctagctggctgtgcttccctccgcccatgctgctgctaacactgcgctagcctctcagctaacgttagccccggctctccgtgtggatccaaccggagcaccgagccccggtttgttattcagggtaaagtgggaagaagcagctgatctgacgggcagcttgagtgaagcggagcctgcggaggaagcaccgggaccgtcagggcGAAACAGCCCAGGGGGAGCTGCTATGTTCGGCTACACAGTTAGGAAACActttggctgacaggatgtatcaCACTGTTTGGGGGcgaaaaaaacaacttctttttggtttataacggcagttggcaaccagcgtattagcTGGcgtcttcctaaattcttccttcatatattgtctttcttgatcatacttagtacaatctatgcttgcatgtgtaatagtctcctcagccagctggaaaaaaatatgtgcatatatcggtatcggcaatCGGCgacaatgagttggaaatatcggcattaTTAAAAGATGATTTCTGTCAACTCTGCATtctggtctctgcatttgggtccattcctACTAAACCTTGTTATGAAATGATCGAAGACAGTCAGTCATCTTTGCTGGAAAAATCTCATTTTAGGACTCATGGTTACTGTTAGCAGTTAGCTAACATCTTAGTCAAGCTAGCAAAAATAAAAGACTACCGTTACTCACTGATTTCTTGATCTAAATACCACAAATTATGATCCTCTTCACTCTTTCATGAACAATTATGCTAAATTTCACTGAcgtggggatttttttttaaaacttcagtgtccaaatggAAAACTTTGGTTTATTCAAAGCCATATTTTAAAAGCCTTATCCTGTAATAGAGAACAGTGTCAGTCTAATATTACTTATGAAACATCTCATTCAAAGACATTCATCATGTGGTATTGTGCGCAGCTGACAGACACAACTCATTACACAGTAAAATATAGAGATATTCGTAGTGTTACTGGAcggaaagaaaagacaaatttatcagattttacaTGAACATTTAAACCTAGTGACACAACATTTCTGCTGCTACGTCTCTAATCCGTCACATAAGCAGAAGGTCAGACACAAACTGAGTGTTGcttacactttatttttatgtcaaCTAAATGAAACCCAGTTTTTACTGCAAAGGACACAAAATGGACAAAAAGAAACTGCAAAATCCATTTAAATCACGTCtatcataaaatgtatttttcccaGAGTAAATTCATATTAAAAAAGCCAAATGTTGAGttggaaaatattttgttttttaaataaagctgTGATTGTATAACAAATTTGAACAGCATTGAGCTTCTATAAAACACTGAGCGGCTTTATGAACTGTCtctataaaaaaacatcataataaaacaTCTCTTCCATCATCCGAGTCTAGCTCATGTCCATGCTCTCTGCAGGTCCTAagccccctccctcccctccctgcaCACTCTGGAAGATGGACGCCATGTCTGCGTTGGTTCTGATCTGGTTGGCGAAGTCAGCCATGCTGGGGCTCCTCTCCACCTCGGGCACAGCCAGCAGGGCAGCAACAGCGCGCATGGCCGAGCGCCGCAGCTCCTCCTGTTTCTCAAACTCCTGCTTCACAGAACCGGCCTTCACCTGCAGGCGGTGGGGTTAATTTCAGTGTAGTGGGAACCATCATCACAAGCTCATTATGACTGTACTCCTCGATACAATGCGtgatatatattttacaaaagaaaacGAGACTTTAGAGTggctataattgatattttctgTAATAACAACATAAGAGCTGTCAgagtgtaatgtgttggtcgtggctcgtagtgatgaacctacagaaaattatcagagactctgcagctcctttatggagctttattgtgagtttcagctcgtggtttatctgtccggctgcaactttactgtggttcactctcagcgctctcatagactcattttgggccgcagcaggcagctgttttcagagaaaaagccctaaaaagccactgtacactacctgctcagcaccaaacagcaaacagacacagttagctgtagactagctggtgaacatagtggagcatttagcagctaaagagacagatatttccctcaggagttgatagagagaagaaacagagctaaaagagagtgaatattggacttacattcaccaggtggacagaaacacgactccaaatgaatgataatgttgctccgtaactgctggatgtgtgaataggcaactgtttgctaacaagttcatgATATCAACTTAAAAGTTGATGAtatgatgtcagtgttgtgttcactacttgtttctgctgaaaattAGGGGACATAAAATTagttaatgcaggtttgaaGAATTTATAGGTTCTATTAAAGGAGTAGTTTagcattttagaaaaaaactCAAGACTcatgtccattaaatatgatgCTACAGCCaagagacagttagcttagcttagcttagcacaattactggaaacaggaggaaacagttagcctggctctgaaCAAATTTCAAAAAACCTGCCTACcaacatctctaaagctcactaattaacacagtctctaaatatttataatgacactaaaatgtttcatctttacatttcagtttatgAACAGATTGAACAAACAATATATctttaattagtgagctttagagatgctggtaggtAGATTTTGACAAAGCCAGGTCAGCTGTTTCACCCTGTTTCCAGTATTTGTACTGAGCAGAGAGATATGGGAGTGGTATTaatctcatctaactctgcgAGAAAGCTACTAAGCGTATTTCCCCAAAAAATGAGCTTTTTCCAGCCtggatcttatttttgtagttttgaccAACATTCATATATGTTCACCTTTCTTTTAACCTCTAAGTGGTGTAAATATCTAGcttaaaaagtcttgtttgCAATACTCTGTAGACTTCAGTTTCAGTCACCACAAACAACACACTacatattttagtgtttatatgtattatattatgaGTTATGACCTCTAAGACTcctaaatgtgtctgtgtgaatgtgtttctggTACCTTGGTAGTGCAGGTAGCTTTAAGTGGCTCCACCAGTCTGTCCAGTCTttgcaaaacagcagcaggacacaGAGAGGCCAGTCTGGCAAGCATCAGGAAGGTCAGCATCTACACAAACAGAAGTACAAACACACGAGAAACACATGGAGAAGCGGAGGCAAGAAGATGAATGAGACACTTGTGTCTGTGGGTGCGACCAAAGTTATCCAcagagcaacaaccaaaccagcatttaacaggtctgaagtgacatttgcaggcaCATTGAcattaatgtgctgcagctgagcagctgattAGCTATttagcctgctaactgatgtaAGCGGTGCACTTTTTCCCGGtggatgtttgtttggtggctcgttcatCAAGCTAAaatgcaggacaagatgtgtgtttatgtttgtatcttagataagaaggagactttagcagggAAGCTGATGTGGGTTGCtattcagagtctgtggctcttgtgttgagtagcaggatgcaatcaggctcagtgtgactgtctgctctgccGATGATAGAATGACATGTTATTGCTTTATTCAAGATTTATTTGGCTGTATCGaataaaatcaaaaccaaaaaatgttaaatatacatttctcccttttgatttcagatttttttttacaaaggaGAACACAGATAAATGCAACTGAATTTCAGCTGAACTTTAAAGTTCGTAGCAACAACTGAGCGTACGTAAGATGTGGTCTGACTTGGGGACGTTAACACTTTCTACCCAGAGAAGAAGACTAAACTCGAAACTCTGACGTTGATGTTTTCTACCCACCCTGATATCATAGTGGTCTTTGAGTCCTTCCTCCACATGATCTAGAAACTGCAGGACATCCAGCCCCTCCAGACAGCTGTCCAGCAGAGTGTACATACACTCAAATGCTGCTTTACGCACATCCAAACCATCATCCACAGTGTGTTTGAATGGACCCATCTCCACCTGCaattcacacaaaaatataaacacttGCACAAAGCTTTGATAAACATATTGTGAAAAAGTTTAGCTTCCCAACCAGTCAACCCACCTCTCTGATGAGGTCCTTCCTGATCTGGGTCTCCTTGTAGAGGTGAGGCAGCACCGTTGCTAGACGACCACGGATCAGGGATGGTTTGTTATGAGCTGCCGAGTTGAACATCACCAAGGCAACGCGGCGCACGTTGATGTCCTCGTCCTGCAGGGTCTTCAAGAAGTCACCTGCCGACACACAGATACCATCACAGATGTAGAAGAGACagggatatgtgtgtgtacttctgTTTTGGTAAGAAGACTTTAAATTTGATATGTTTTAAGTGAGAAATGATTAACTGGTTCTGTCAAATTTAAGGTGTTAGTTCAGGATTGGGACTTCGGTTGAGAAATCTGAGCACTGAGCATGTTTTACTTATAGTGACATAACTTCATATATCATTAATATCATTATATAATTATGTCATTTACTTATATCTCATTTATGTCTGTAGATCATATAACATCTTTTGaactgtgcaaaaataaaacagtgaattattaatatattcTATAATAATCAGCAGAGGTACAGTCACAGCTCTGGTGACTTTGTAACATCACATTTACAACAGTgtttaatgtgcactgtccaataaaccaataaaatacaaaaataaaatttaaaattatcactaaaaaaaaattgtacattttatcTAAGTGcctgtgtcatttttcttgtaatgGTAACCTGGTTAGTAAAACTGACAAACTGGTAGGttataattaaagctgcatgtGGAGTAAAGACAATTTTAAAGCAGCTaatcaaagagaaaaatgaatgcATAGAAGTTCtgcaaaaattaaacaaaatggcCCTGGACTCCAGAGGGTTAAAACACATTGTGCATATCGGCAATATGCACATTGAAGGAGGAAATTTCTtattaaaaagattatttttgaaGATAATTACTTGATATtaacttcagctgaactttaggATGCAGTTTACACAGAATGAGGATTGTTGGAACTGCTTTAGAAATTGATCTCTTCACAGCCAGTATAGACAGGAGGAACAACTACAGTGATGAAAACTCTTTCAATGTACATAGAGTATGTGCATGTAACTACTGTTTTAACCCTTttatgcatgaattatgataacctcagtcaggatttttttcttaagtgtttttattcctctttaggcatgaaaaaaaatatttgaacttcattttttttaaacacgcatttttcaaggagtttgtccaacttagaggacagatgattaattgtcattttctcacttggaaattttaaaaaatgtattactccttagttgttacttgatgttacaaaattttatttacctgcaagggtctaTTACTATAGAAGGGTTGGcaagatattcctgagctgGTGAGCATTTCCGGCGAgcaggcggccatcttggttttgagaaatttgtattgcacttacaaaggctgcCCAATGAATGGCAGTGTCtgggatgacacactagagtccactgtgttggctgatgtgcaactataccattaaaacccatgcatatataagaaaacagcttttgaatagctgtccactgtagtgaccgctatgcatgaaagggttaatacagaaatttaaaaaaaatgtgaaactatcctttaaaATTAAGATTAGCTTTGTCCTCACAAGGAAAGTAaaacaagtgtgtttttgtgcttgtgtgtcttaCCTATGCATTCCTTCAGCAGTGTGTCAACAGGAGCAGGTTGGTCAACAATAGTGAACTTGATAGCCGTCACCACTGTGCTGCGAGCCAGAGGAGAACCTGTGAGGGGGCAGGTAGAGTCCTGGATGAGATTCTTTAGTTAATGGGTTGGTTGACCTAAATAACACTCACTTACCTATGGTGGTTTCTACTCATGGAGatacagttttggttttatttaccCAGGTTTTGTGATATCTGTCTGAGATTTCTTCCTCCACTCAAATACAAATGAGgtgaatgaaatgtgtgttGTGCAGCTTTTAATATTAACTATAAACAATAGTAAGACTCTACAGCcacaccagcagctctgtgaggctgtacttgacCTAAATGCTCACATCAGCATACTAACAAGCTCTCAATGATAACAtggtgatgtttagcaggtataatgtttaccatgttcacgCTTGTtggtttagcgtgttagcatgcaaaTATTTGCTAATTGGGACTAAcacaagtacagctgaggttgatgggaataTTATTAGCTTTGCAGGTCAAGTCAGCAAAGTTACTACAATTCATCCTCTAAGGACTGTGAATGTGAACAAAGAGTCAACGTCATGGTGGCGTTAGAGGAAAACTCTGTGCCAAATATTAtgccaatccatcaagtagatgttgagataaaTCAAAGTATAAGTCAAACACTTGCTTTTGTTGCTAGAAGAAAAGAAGATCATAAAAACCCTTAAAATGTATTCTCCAAGGAATATCTGTCataaatgtcatggcaatccatcaaattgttgttgagatatttcactctgacccataaaagtcaacctcatggtggcgctagaggaaagcTCAGTGGATCATTAACatcagtaggattcatcttctggaaaacatgaacgtctgtaccaaatttcatggcgatTCACCAAacagttgtcaagatatttcagtctgggtcAAAGTGGTGAACCAACCGACTGTCATTAAAGAAAGACACAGTAATGCGTCTTTCTTTAAAGGAATCACTTTCTACTGAGGATAGAGTCCCTCTGAAAGCTGCTGATGCCACATTGATACTAAAATTCACAACAATCTGAGCAATATTTCTAGAGATATTTtgctctggaccaaagtgtcGGATGGATGGTCAGATTCAAAATCTCCATCCACAGTTGGTCAGACAAATATAAGCACTTTCCCACCTCACACATCATACCAGCTTTAAGTTGCTGTTTAAGTCTGGGTAATAGTTGCGACGGGTTGACTAAGGTCAGTTTTCCCAAACATTCAGCCACCAGGTTCCTGGTCCCCTCCTCCTGACACTCGCAGTTCTGAAACAGCAAAGCCCAGATAGACTCCACGTGGGCCGAGAGACTCGAGGCTGGACAAGCActggacagaaagagagagaaagtattCAGCAAGAAgaacagagggagaggaagagaagtcATTGTTTAAAGAGATTCTGGTTTTATGACATAATACTGTAAATTCTCATAATAAAGCCTGTATATAAATAACGGCTGCATCTCATATTATAATAGCTGTGTAGTgataacagacacacaaacctaTGAACACACATACCTGATGACTTCTTTGAGGGAGTGTAGAAGCAGGTACTGTCTTCTTGGCTGGGAGGTGATCTCTTTCAGCATGAAGGGCAGGAAGTCGTTTAGGCTGCCGACTGCCATGCTGCCTAAAGCGCAGGACGCCGCTGTCTTCACCTgaaaccacaaactagagactaTA
It encodes:
- the LOC122980507 gene encoding uncharacterized protein LOC122980507, with the translated sequence MKSFLLLILSLTAGCEASSEVKGCEGGWVELTCKYPREDQEYQNIEVINPRGKNMRSTKKDVWEENDRFSLYHDTRNKNLRMAIKQLEHDDSGEYQCKFYPRPHSSPETQKLELKVVKDGCQTPFTQTAYRTAKTIITCDYPNEYNSSVKFICKDNNEICEEILSTQSSVKSNGTFTLTDTNSFNMSISNVSSQHAGVYWCGVKSNEGNYRVSRRKIQLEIKSIKSFKRSPTSGQNFTYQCVYPQSAPIKKFICKGEDPSICQPLWSTSKRRTNTGKFSMEDDRDRRKITITVRNVTTDDTGTYWCGGVNTDIKRSNPFFNKLEMTVAAPPGSVSHGDFQVVMMIIFRPVLLLLLLLLLVIIVILVNKRFSCSKPTRNGAAAQHIKEDNVYEEVQELPQETGSGNAVEMISATANFPTNPPASMHYSTIISQSSTDKANGEALIHRPSSSACEYSTVRNSQSPIYSTVYKPSKTQQQ